In Plasmodium gaboni strain SY75 chromosome 11, whole genome shotgun sequence, the following proteins share a genomic window:
- a CDS encoding hypothetical protein (conserved Plasmodium protein, unknown function): protein MIKIIAFLYSFLIFYLFESWSYKGNVEGKEVKVIYTNDSNKNKKKNELNNFQYIFLNENEENYDISSSALNEINIEEEDIYFYKSFTKIINYFKYRIPANINFTFEYNHGDIILLDKKKKGVTCKINNLFYSESGLKYLDRKNELYVKSEPFVIKHGSKENNTKNQSITNNTNKNNINSNNNNNYNNYNNYNNIYNIPFNSSMTEDEIMNGAALCENTNKNFIPKKMLCFPSSNKNNELNITFIKNEEYKQLMDLYMTGIKKDNTYILKKIANYFKSILNLDYDLKNISYYIFSKTLQCNLQNIFSLPYENEEEYKMQNIIWSYNNEQIAINNSFIYSNILGDEKIGNRNIIWRHENNNILKYNMPKCNSIFFNEQEYYNCYKNLQYVYEILLYQENNVLNKYITNKSIIKNISSVNQYTAIFYDDNDYVILLKDYKYYISFQLKNVIDLVLFQDSINDISFYYINFESDNMLLRIYKCSLNNNDIKCNDISFIPYEINSKDKYIYLSTNQKKDISAVFVSTNTKVWKIYRTQQDGDNINNIDNNNNNSNNNNSNNSNNLYSRKLIDSIKNTNEEYFGHINCYGIEATYERKFLSKYLNNIPDENENENVVGCSYFKYYNNTSNTLLISFIENKHFIQRTFHVVKNKNIIVSSGTTKLIIRVNEVFDMIIMFIIFLVLLLSVYLIYKLLFTKKMKVRRMKHYFFDDAKNSCPSTVGH from the exons atgataaaaataatagcATTTTTGTActcttttttaatattttatctttttgAAAGTTGGTCATATAAAGGTAATGTTGAAGGAAAAGAAGTGAAAGTAATATATACGAATGATtctaataaaaataaaaagaagaatgaattaaataattttcaatatatatttttgaatgagaatgaagaaaattatgatataaGTAGTTCTGCTTTgaatgaaataaatatagaagaagaggatatatatttttataaaagttttactaaaataataaattattttaaatatcGAATTCCAgcaaatataaattttacatttgaatataatcatggtgatataatattattggataagaaaaaaaaaggtgttacatgtaaaataaataatttattttattcagAATCTGgtttaaaatatttagatagaaaaaatgaattatatgtaaaaagTGAGCCATTTGTTATAAAGCATGGAAgtaaagaaaataatactAAAAATCAAAGTATAACCAACAACacaaacaaaaataatattaatagtaataataataataattacaataattataataattacaataatatttataatataccTTTCAATTCTTCTATGACAGAAGATGAAATAATGAACGGTGCTGCTCTTTGtgaaaatacaaataaGAATTTTATTCCAAAAAAGATGTTATGTTTCCCCTcatcaaataaaaataacgaattgaatataacatttataaaaaatgaagaatataaaCAACTCATGGATTTATATATGACAGGCATTAAAAAAGAcaatacatatattttaaaaaaaatagctaattattttaaaagcatattaaatttagattatgatttaaaaaatatatcttattatatattttctaaaaCATTACAATGTAACctacaaaatattttttctttaccttatgaaaatgaagaagaatataaaatgcagaatattatatggtcatataataatgaacaaatagctataaataatagttttatatatagtaatATATTGGGAGATGAAAAAATAGGAAATAGAAATATCATATGGAGAcatgaaaataataatattttaaaatataatatgcCTAAATGTAAtagtatattttttaatgaacaagaatattataattgctataaaaatttacaatatgtatatgaaatattattatatcaagaaaataatgtattaaataaatatattacaaataaatctattatcaaaaatatttcttcGGTTAATCAGTATACAGCCATTTtttatgatgataatgattatgttatattattaaaagattataaatattatatatcctttcaattaaaaaatgttattgACTTAGTCTTATTCCAAGATTcaataaatgatatatctttttattatataaattttgaAAGTGATAATATGTTGttaagaatatataaatgtagtttaaataataatgacaTAAAATGTAACGACATATCCTTTATTCCTTATGAAATTAATTCTAAGgacaaatatatatatttatcaacAAATCAGAAGAAAGACATATCAGCAGTTTTTGTCAGTACTAACACCAAGGTGTGGAAAATATATCGCACTCAACAAGATGGTGATAATATCAACAATATtgacaataataataataatagtaataataataatagtaataatagtaaCAATTTGTATAGCAGAAAACTTATCGATTccataaaaaatacaaacGAAGAATATTTTGGACATATTAACTGTTATGGCATCGAAGCTACATATGAAAGAAAATTcttatcaaaatatttaaataatataccTGATGAgaatgaaaatgaaaatgttGTAGGATGTTCATACTTTAAATATTACAACAATACATCTAACACCTTGTTAATCTCTtttattgaaaataaacattttattCAACGCACATTTCATGTAgtcaaaaataaaaatatcattGTATCTAGTGGTACTACGAAATTAATTATAAGGGTAAACGAAGTTTTTGATATGATcattatgtttattatatttttggTCCTCCTCTTGAGTgtttatttgatatataaaCTTCTCTTTAcaaa aaaaaTGAAGGTAAGACGAATGAAGCATTATTTCTTCGACGATGCAAAAAATAGTTGTCCCTCGACTGTAGGTCATtga
- a CDS encoding putative metabolite/drug transporter: MKKWKEKRRWHINIILMFLHHFFDRINYSMRNTFLHDHYIFMKFKKNKIIGLLSIINSSVCLVISPIVGYYCDKHKKERKKMLQFISVSYLLVNIIHYMFIRTNSLSLIIFVTAISKMLHECSHVITESIFIESIDRGKKSLIFTYQKLISTVATMLGPFFCLILFYVYNDKWNIKNIFIIFQFSILTIVPQTVISFLWENKTVDTIKNSEEIELLTKKNDKKNMFCFSTKHIPYIVFVSHMITLAGAGMTFKYFSLFLKSEYKVSPILMCILNIVIPVLLTVFTYISQKLSKCIGRAQVSLFFTTIGFLLLCSLLYIQNYKDVLKVHVFRSVFQNCTNSIDKSILYDFIDTNRYTGRWMGVQSLYYLVWSISAYFGGWLSDISSYRNTFKITTFFYLISLIIYAPLLWLVPVKEIV; encoded by the exons atgaaaaaatgGAAAGAGAAAAGAAGATGGCATATAAACATTATATTGATGTTTTTACATCATTTCTTCGATAGAATTAATTACTCCATGAGGAACACATTTTTACATGATCactatatttttatgaaatttaaaaagaataaaattattGGACTTCTATCAATAATTAATTCAAGTGTCTGTTTAGTTATATCACCAATAGTTGGATATTATTGTGATAAGcataaaaaagaaaggaaaaaaatGTTACAGTTTATATCAGTATCGTATTTGCTagttaatattattcattatatgtttatacGGACCAACAGTTTAAGTTTAATCATATTTGTAACAGCCATTTCAAAAATGCTGCATGAATGTTCTCATGTAATAACAGAATCGATATTTATAGAAAGTATAGATAGAG GGAAAAAAAGCTTGATATTTACCTACCAGAAACTCATAAGTACCGTTGCTACTATGCTAGGACCATTTTTTTGtctaatattattttatgtatataacGATAAAtggaatataaaaaatattttcatcatatttcAGTTTTCTATATTAACTATTGTTCCACAAACTGTTATAAGTTTCCTATGGGAAAATAAAACTGTAGATACTATAAAAAATTCAGAAGAAATAGAACTActaacaaaaaaaaatgataaaaaaaatatgttcTGTTTTTCTACGAAACATATACCATATATTGTTTTTGTCTCTCACATGATAACCCTAGCCGGAGCAG GAATGACATTTAAATACTTTTCgttatttttaaaatcaGAATATAAGGTTTCACCAATATTAATGTGTATTCTTAATATTGTTATTCCGGTGTTGTTAACTGTTTTTACATAca TTTCACAGAAATTGTCCAAATGTATTGGAAGGGCTCAGGTTTCTTTGTTCTTTACAACCATTGGTTTTCT GCTTTTATGTTCATTGCTATATATTCAGAATTATAAAGATGTCTTAAAAGTGCATGTTTTTAG GAGCGTTTTTCAAAATTGCACGAATTCAATAGATAAAagtattttatatgattttatTGATACAAACAGATATACAG GAAGATGGATGGGTGTACAAAGCTTATACTATTTAGTATGGTCCATTAGTGCTTATTTTG GTGGTTGGTTGTCAGATATATCGTCATATAGAAATACGTTTAAAATAACAA CATTCTTTTATTTGATCTCACTGATAATTTACGCTCCCCTATTATGGTTAGTTCCTGTTAAGGAAATTGTCTGA
- a CDS encoding putative calcium/calmodulin-dependent protein kinase yields the protein MTNSYDHDNNIFFEEKTKKRKRSISISSNYPNKIHISRENKKKKTKKKIIKLENEKIEDYFLIKKFLPICEEFLLKNEDNVFFHFFKKNKEILMDNIKMANEKINKSNREAKYNNQSCKELQDSYNKNKNNPQDVDSLYDNNYSYESMENMLKEKKKKKKKKKKEKSRKFNLYKSYIKVTKKNLKEIELPFDRAVLLNVIDKKDNTKKIIKIINKQKVLNSFGESWQYMMEYIISLNEHKNLMKIFNIYDDNKNFYIVMEKLYGKELFNFLVYKKQVKENICKYIISQILQAVYYLHYHNIIHRDIKPENLMFRHKKTKHKGYMYNYELVLIDYDTCHFINNFEQTSTNILMNTLVSSHGVTNQNCNTYNNNNNNNNNNNNNHNNHNNYYYYNACSQNKSYQHRNIHTNNNNIHHNNNQLYSTTHAATANCLLNHVDNNPASEKKKTTSENNKELEKETNKTPYEKYEEKKIYPKQKNPITNIYLYNQSKDITKRICSKNHQTNEIKKNINNDDQTNNHRTSSNKKYIKLVGTYGYIAPEIIKGFNYSILSDMWSIGIIFYILMTGITPLPMCLMVNYKNTKDILLKKEKKGINFNLLSFHNYPIAKDLCEQFLQFDPNKRISSTVSAANHPWLKYFHILNKNKKKKKKKKKKKNFICTTRWIYQHSQDKQQKKEKNKKRNKQKNKNKKNKNMDNKAYSVYYDHMVKELDNDKSIENVNKMNNLNNINNMNNIYNMNNSYSLYNDNYFKSRNTWHHEINNQLNVINKYIYPFTCINKNMKQNNTYINTYKNNTNLFLHNNNYYYNKNDEHIIKNNYKHLNIFNKDIYAYPSFTIQEHNKNKNNNNYNNNNNNNNYNNNYNNKMEESLHNNIIYQKNKQKNIYNQCMENNSIIIDEYQNNLHNNNNKPSFI from the coding sequence ATGACAAATAGCTACGATCATGATAACaacatattttttgaaGAGAAAACgaagaaaagaaaaaggaGCATTTCTATAAGCTCAAACTATCCAAataaaattcatatatcaagagaaaataaaaaaaaaaagacaaaaaagaaaataataaaattagagaatgaaaaaattgaagattattttttaataaaaaagtttTTACCCATATGTGaagaatttttattaaaaaatgaagacAATGTgtttttccatttttttaaaaaaaacaaagaaATACTAATGgacaatataaaaatggcaaatgaaaaaataaataaatcaaaCAGAGAAgcaaaatataataatcaatCATGTAAAGAATTACAAGACagttataataaaaataaaaataatccACAAGATGTTGATAgtttatatgataataattattcatatgaatcaatggaaaatatgttaaaggaaaaaaaaaaaaaaaaaaaaaaaaaaaaaaaagaaaaaagtagaaaatttaatttatataaaagttatataaaagttacaaaaaagaatttaaaagaaattgAATTACCTTTTGATCGAGCTGTTCTATTAAATGTAATTGATAAAAAAGAcaatacaaaaaaaataataaaaataataaataaacaaaaagTATTGAATTCATTTGGAGAATCATGGCAATATATGATggaatatattatatcattaaatgaacataaaaatttaatgaaaatatttaatatatatgatgataataaaaatttttatattgttatggagaaattatatggaaaagaattatttaatttcttagtttataaaaaacaagtgaaagaaaatatctgtaaatatattataagtCAAATATTACAAGCTGTctattatttacattatcataatattattcatagAGATATTAAACCAGAAAATCTTATGTTTAGacataaaaaaacaaaacataaaggttatatgtataattatGAACTTGTCTTAATTGATTATGATACATgtcattttataaataatttcGAACAAACATctacaaatattttaatgaaCACATTGGTTTCTTCACATGGAGTAACAAATCAAAATTGTAATACttacaataataataataataataataataataataataataatcataataatcataataattattattattataatgcTTGTTCACAAAATAAATCCTATCAACATAGAAATATACACAccaataataataacattcatcataataataatcaatTATATTCCACCACACATGCAGCTACAGCAAATTGCTTGTTAAATCATGTGGATAATAACCCAGCTAgcgaaaaaaaaaaaacaacatctgaaaataacaaagaattggaaaaagaaacaaataaaacaccatatgaaaaatatgaagaaaaaaaaatatatccaaaacaaaaaaatccaattacaaatatatatttatataaccAATCAAAAGACATAACAAAAAGAATATGTTCAAAAAATCATCAAActaatgaaataaaaaaaaatataaataatgatgatcAAACAAATAATCATAGAACAAGtagtaataaaaaatatataaaattagTAGGAACATATGGATATATAGCTCCTGAAATTATTAAAGGTTTTAATTATTCAATTTTATCAGATATGTGGTCTATAGGAATtatattctatattttAATGACTGGTATTACTCCTTTACCTATGTGTTTAATGgttaattataaaaacactaaagatatattattaaagaaagaaaaaaaaggtaTAAATTTTAATCTTTTATCATTCCATAATTACCCAATTGCAAAAGATTTATGTGAACAATTCTTGCAGTTTGATCCAAACAAAAGAATATCCAGCACAGTTTCTGCAGCTAATCATCCTTGGTTGAAGTATTTCCACatattaaacaaaaataaaaaaaaaaaaaaaaaaaaaaagaaaaaaaaaaatttcataTGCACCACTCGTTGGATATATCAACACAGTCAAGACaaacaacaaaaaaaagaaaagaacaaaaagaggaacaaacaaaaaaataaaaacaaaaaaaataaaaatatggaCAATAAGGCTTATAGTGTTTATTATGATCACATGGTGAAAGAGCTAGACAATGATAAAAGTATAGAAAATGTgaataaaatgaataatttgaataatataaataatatgaataatatttataatatgaacaattCATATAGTTTATATAACgataattattttaaatcTCGTAATACTTGGCATCATGAAATTAATAATCAACtaaatgttataaataaatatatatatccatttacatgtattaataaaaatatgaaacaaaataatacatatatcaatacttataaaaataatacaaatttattcttacataataataactattattataataaaaatgatgaacatataattaaaaataattataaacatttaaatatatttaataaagaCATATATGCATATCCTTCATTTACAATACAagaacataataaaaataaaaacaacaataattataacaataataataataataataattataacaataattataataataagatgGAAGAATCtttacataataatatcatctatcaaaagaataaacaaaaaaatatatataatcaatgtatggaaaataattctattattatagatgaatatcaaaataatctacataataataataataagcCTTCATTTATT
- a CDS encoding hypothetical protein (conserved Plasmodium protein, unknown function), translating to MKSVDIIKCDMCFFSYDGLFLIYTVINKIFVIQVKNFELYRIYIESYKIDDIILSNDNIHFLTLIKNKGCVCIYSFYKNNLINKISDYFQTYDHSFFLSKNNNIGVVKYEKQCLSIYNMNNPEKCLINIENMKYQNKGYCWNYINTIFACLIENKKDINILLLSLFNYTIIKNIKFTNFFPNDILFSRSDHIIAYSNKNKSLHIYSTDGDLLYVYKYAEDLASINIVSINKMKNILSLGLENGYVKILDLENFKEIKSFLLDSTIQMNDKLNIYKENISTKDPINDILSTNITSKRKQNEYFSFYTNVSEGIKEGEYKLKSEKVAVGATTKAGITFLCFSICANYLAVLNENHNNVVRIYETKNYSCIAILQQRNKVTFLKWDNILYKPRLLICTSTCYLFMWLPFECAVIKISHDFMCKEAEWNNDGTLLLTKNDNSLALFYPRKK from the exons ATGAAAAGTGTCGACATTATAAAATGCGATATGTGCTTCTTTTCATATGATGGGTTATTTTTAATCTACACagttataaataaaatattcgTAATACAAgtaaaaaattttgaactgtatagaatatatatagaaagttataaaatagatgatattatattatcgaatgataatattcattttcttacgttaataaaaaataaaggatgtgtatgtatttattctttttataaaaataatttaataaataaaataagtGATTATTTTCAAACATATGAtcattcattttttttatcgaaaaataataacattgGTGTAGTCAAATATGAAAAG CAATGtttaagtatatataatatgaataatccagaaaaatgtttaataaacatagaaaatatgaaatatcaaaataaaGGATATTGTTggaattatataaatactaTATTTGCATGTTTAATTGAAAATAAGAAAGATATAAACATTTTGTTGTTGTCCTTATTTAATTATActattataaaaaatattaaatttacAAACTTTTTTCCTAACGATATATTATTTAGCAGATCTGATCATATCATAGCTTATagtaataaaaacaaatcTTTACACATCTATAGTACTGATGGGGACCTcttatatgtatataagTATGCTGAAGATTTGGCAA GTATTAATATTGTAtctataaataaaatgaaaaatatacttTCCTTAGGATTAGAAAATGGATAT GTCAAAATTTTGGATCTGGaaaattttaaagaaaTCAAGTCATTCTTATTGGATAGCACAATACAGATGAACGACAAActt aacatatataaagaaaacATTTCAACTAAAGATCCTATTAATGACATCCTTTCGACaaa TATAACATCTAAAAGGaaacaaaatgaatacTTTTCTTTTTACACTAATG TATCAGAAGGCATAAAAGAAGGAGAATACAAACTGAAGAGTGAAAAG gTCGCTGTTGGAGCTACAACAAAAGCAGGaataacatttttatgCTTTAGTATTTGTGCAAATTATTTAGCTGTATTAAACg AAAACCATAACAATGTGGTGAGGATATAcgaaacaaaaaattattcatgTATAGCAATATTACAACAAAGAAATAAAGTGACATTTTTAAAGTGggataatatattatataaaccaag GCTTTTAATATGCACAAGTACATGTTATTTGTTTATGTGGCTACCTTTTGAATGTGCCGTAATTAAAATATCGCATg ACTTTATGTGTAAAGAAGCAGAATGGAATAATGACGGAACACTCCTACTAACCAAAAATGAT AATAGTTTAGCATTATTTTATccaagaaaaaaataa
- a CDS encoding putative 40S ribosomal protein S4, giving the protein MGKGIKKHLKRVNAPSHWMLNKMGGQYAPKTSSGPHKLLESIPLVILLRNRLKYALTFDEVKMILIQKIVKVDNKVRTDCTFPVGLMDVIHITKSNEYFRLLYDIKGRFVPHRITNEESKYKLCKVKKLLLRKGRLSIAVTHDGRSIPYVHPEVKVNDTVRLDLETGKVLDHLKFQVGCMVMVTAGHSVGRVGVISSIDKNMGTYDIIHVKDSRNKVFATRLSNVFVIGDNTKAYISLPREKGIKLDIIEERRNRLKALNN; this is encoded by the exons atg GGTAAAGGTATTAAAAAACACTTAAAGAGGGTGAATGCCCCCTCCCACTGGATGTTGAATAAAATGGGTGGTCAATATGCCCCCAAGACTAGCAGTGGACCACATAAATTACTTGAGAGTATTCCTTtagtaatattattaagaAATCGTTTGAAGTATGCTTTAACTTTTGATGAAGTAAAGATGATATTAATTCAAAAAATCGTAAAGGTTGACAATAAGGTAAGAACTGATTGTACATTTCCAGTTGGTTTGATGGATGTAATTCACATAACAAAATCAAATGAATATTTCCGTCTTTTATATGACATAAAGGGAAGATTTGTACCACATAGAATTACAAATGAGGAGagtaaatataaattatgtaaggtaaaaaaattattattaagGAAAGGAAGATTATCAATAGCTGTAACTCATGATGGTAGGAGTATACCTTATGTCCACCCAGAAGTTAAAGTAAATGACACAGTACGTTTGGATTTAGAAACAGGAAAGGTATTAGATCACTTAAAATTTCAAGTTGGATGTATGGTTATGGTAACAGCTGGACACAGTGTAGGTAGAGTTGGTGTTATTTCTTCCatagataaaaatatggGTACATATGATATTATTCATGTGAAAGATTCTAGAAATAAAGTTTTCGCTACAAGATTGAGTAACGTATTTGTTATTGGAGATAACACAAAAGCATATATTAGTTTACCAAGAGAAAAGGGTATCAAATTGGATATTATTGAAGAAAGAAGAAATAGATTAAAGGCCctaaataattaa